One Amycolatopsis sp. NBC_00355 genomic window carries:
- a CDS encoding FCD domain-containing protein — protein sequence MSGLDRAFRRAIVNAAGNTVPTESYDTLRSRRQRVAVRALHARPERLPVLGAEHRALVAVIDRHDTEVALGVLDQHLRPVSEVVSTAVDPTCGVPAPANDRNGR from the coding sequence GTGTCCGGTCTCGACCGCGCCTTCCGCCGCGCGATCGTCAACGCGGCGGGGAACACGGTGCCGACGGAGTCGTACGACACACTCCGCTCGCGCCGGCAGCGTGTCGCGGTGCGTGCCCTGCACGCCCGGCCCGAGCGGCTGCCGGTGCTCGGCGCCGAGCACCGTGCCCTGGTCGCCGTGATCGACCGCCACGACACCGAGGTGGCGCTGGGCGTCCTCGACCAGCACCTGCGCCCGGTGTCCGAAGTGGTCTCGACCGCGGTTGATCCCACATGCGGCGTACCGGCCCCGGCGAATGATAGGAATGGCCGGTGA
- a CDS encoding M20/M25/M40 family metallo-hydrolase, translating to MTEPNLIEAAAAEAVTLTSELLRIDTTNTGDPDTLVGERVAAEYVAEKLTDAGYEITYVESGGKNRHNVIVRLEGADRSRGGLLIHGHLDVVPADPSEWSVHPFSGAVQDDYVWGRGAVDMKDMCGMALALARHYKMNNIVPPRDLVFAFLADEEAGGKYGAQWLVENRPELFEGVTEAISEVGGFSITLKDDVRAYLIETAEKGIRWMKLRVRGTAGHGSMIHRDNAVTKLAEAVAKLGNHRFPLVLTDSVKEFLAGVTEITGWDFPEDDIEGSVAKLGNISRMIGATLRDTANPTMLTAGYKSNVIPSVAEASVDCRILPGRLEAFDRELDEMLGPDIEKEWMELPPVETTFDGALVDAMTAAVLAEDPGAKTLPYMLSGGTDAKSFQDLGIRNFGFAPLKLPADLDFSALFHGVDERVPVEALKFGTRVLDRFLRTS from the coding sequence CTGACCGAACCGAACCTGATCGAAGCCGCCGCGGCCGAAGCCGTCACGCTGACCAGCGAGCTCCTCCGCATCGACACCACCAACACCGGCGACCCCGACACGCTGGTCGGCGAGCGGGTGGCGGCCGAGTACGTCGCGGAGAAGCTGACCGACGCCGGCTACGAGATCACCTACGTCGAGTCGGGGGGCAAGAACCGGCACAACGTGATCGTGCGGCTCGAAGGCGCCGACCGGTCGCGGGGCGGGCTGCTGATCCACGGCCACCTCGACGTCGTGCCGGCCGACCCGTCCGAGTGGTCGGTCCACCCGTTCTCCGGTGCGGTCCAGGACGACTACGTCTGGGGCCGCGGCGCGGTCGACATGAAGGACATGTGCGGGATGGCGCTCGCGCTGGCCCGGCACTACAAGATGAACAACATCGTCCCGCCGCGCGACCTGGTCTTCGCCTTCCTCGCCGACGAGGAGGCGGGCGGCAAGTACGGCGCGCAGTGGCTGGTGGAGAACCGGCCGGAGCTGTTCGAGGGCGTCACCGAGGCGATCAGCGAGGTCGGCGGCTTCTCGATCACGTTGAAGGACGACGTCCGGGCGTACCTGATCGAGACGGCGGAGAAGGGCATCCGCTGGATGAAGCTGCGCGTGCGCGGCACCGCCGGGCACGGCTCGATGATCCACCGCGACAACGCCGTGACGAAGCTGGCCGAAGCCGTCGCGAAGCTCGGCAACCACCGCTTCCCGCTGGTGCTCACCGATTCGGTGAAGGAGTTCCTCGCCGGCGTCACCGAGATCACCGGCTGGGACTTCCCGGAGGACGACATCGAGGGCTCGGTCGCCAAGCTGGGCAACATCTCCCGGATGATCGGCGCGACCCTGCGCGACACCGCGAACCCGACGATGCTGACCGCCGGCTACAAGTCGAACGTCATCCCGTCGGTCGCCGAGGCGTCGGTGGACTGCCGGATCCTGCCCGGCCGGCTGGAGGCGTTCGACCGGGAGCTCGACGAGATGCTCGGCCCGGACATCGAGAAGGAGTGGATGGAGCTCCCGCCGGTCGAGACGACCTTCGACGGCGCGCTCGTGGACGCGATGACCGCCGCCGTGCTGGCCGAGGACCCGGGCGCGAAGACGTTGCCGTACATGCTTTCCGGCGGCACCGACGCGAAGTCCTTTCAGGACCTCGGCATCCGCAACTTCGGCTTCGCGCCGCTCAAGCTGCCCGCGGACCTCGACTTCTCGGCGCTGTTCCACGGCGTCGACGAGCGCGTCCCGGTCGAGGCGCTCAAGTTCGGCACCCGCGTGCTGGACCGGTTCCTGCGCACGTCCTGA
- a CDS encoding alpha/beta fold hydrolase, translating into MTRFALADGTSLQIVRRGDPAAPVTVVFVHGYALDQRSWSRIAPLVPDAAEGPVAVLTYDQRGHGGSGRARRRTATMSQLGDDLAELLEREVPAGRVVLVGHDMGGLAIMSLSQRHPALFRARVSGLALLATSSGKLATEVSATWPNALGKLARDLEAVLGSKLFGVVHEHTSRAVSAGLRWWLFGDDPEPDLVELTVQMIRGNWPHTVSLFRPALDAYARDAALAQVSGVPVTAIVGERDRIVRAGDVEQWVGGLDEGTAVVLPGVGHVVPLEAAPQVLPRVVALVNASYRQDQDS; encoded by the coding sequence ATGACGCGGTTCGCGCTCGCCGACGGCACGTCCCTGCAGATCGTCCGCAGGGGCGACCCGGCCGCGCCGGTCACGGTGGTGTTCGTCCACGGCTACGCGCTCGACCAGCGCAGCTGGAGCCGGATCGCGCCGCTCGTGCCGGACGCGGCCGAGGGCCCGGTGGCCGTGCTGACCTACGACCAGCGCGGCCACGGCGGCTCGGGGCGGGCGCGACGCCGGACGGCGACGATGTCCCAGCTCGGCGACGACCTCGCCGAGCTGCTGGAGCGCGAAGTCCCGGCCGGGCGGGTGGTTCTGGTCGGGCACGACATGGGCGGCCTGGCGATCATGTCGCTGTCCCAGCGGCACCCGGCGCTGTTCCGCGCCCGGGTGTCCGGGCTGGCGCTGCTCGCGACGTCGTCGGGCAAGCTGGCGACGGAGGTCTCGGCGACCTGGCCGAACGCGCTGGGCAAGCTGGCGCGCGACCTCGAAGCGGTGCTCGGCTCGAAGCTGTTCGGGGTGGTGCACGAGCACACGAGCCGGGCGGTGAGCGCGGGGCTGCGGTGGTGGCTCTTCGGCGACGATCCCGAGCCGGACCTGGTCGAGCTGACCGTGCAGATGATCCGCGGCAACTGGCCGCACACCGTCTCGCTCTTCCGCCCGGCGCTGGACGCCTACGCCCGCGACGCGGCGTTGGCGCAGGTCAGCGGCGTGCCGGTGACGGCGATCGTGGGGGAGCGGGACCGCATCGTCCGGGCCGGCGACGTCGAGCAGTGGGTGGGTGGCCTGGACGAGGGGACGGCCGTGGTGCTGCCCGGCGTCGGGCACGTCGTGCCGTTGGAGGCCGCGCCGCAGGTGCTGCCCCGGGTGGTCGCCTTGGTGAACGCGAGCTACCGACAAGACCAGGATTCTTGA
- a CDS encoding ArsR/SmtB family transcription factor, with amino-acid sequence MFSVAVIEDPAAAEVSLDPIRARLLAELAEPASATMLAGRVDLPRQKVNYHLRALEAHGLVELVEERRKGNVTERMMRATASSYVISPAALGAVQPDPARSPDRLSARWLLAVAGRLVRDVGLLITGAAKANQRVATFALDGEVRFASPADRAAFAEELATAVTTLVGKYHDETAAKGRKHRVIVAVHPSVPEGS; translated from the coding sequence ATGTTCTCCGTGGCGGTGATCGAAGACCCGGCGGCGGCCGAGGTGTCGCTGGACCCCATCCGGGCCCGGCTCTTGGCCGAGCTGGCGGAACCCGCGTCCGCGACGATGCTGGCCGGCCGGGTGGACCTGCCGCGCCAGAAGGTCAACTACCACCTGCGGGCGCTGGAAGCGCACGGCCTGGTGGAGCTGGTCGAGGAGCGGCGGAAGGGCAACGTCACCGAGCGGATGATGCGGGCGACGGCGTCGTCGTACGTCATCTCGCCGGCGGCGCTGGGCGCGGTGCAGCCGGACCCGGCCCGGTCGCCGGACCGGCTCTCGGCCCGCTGGCTGCTCGCGGTGGCCGGACGGCTGGTGCGCGACGTCGGCTTGCTCATCACCGGCGCGGCCAAGGCGAACCAGCGTGTGGCCACCTTCGCGCTCGACGGCGAGGTGCGGTTCGCGTCGCCGGCCGACCGGGCCGCGTTCGCCGAGGAGCTGGCGACGGCCGTCACCACGCTGGTGGGGAAGTACCACGACGAGACGGCCGCAAAGGGCCGCAAGCACCGGGTGATCGTCGCCGTCCACCCGAGCGTCCCGGAAGGATCCTGA
- a CDS encoding SRPBCC family protein: protein MGHEFELTDAAEVDATPEQLWEAIATGPGIDSWFMGRNEVEGGTGGVIRGTFGGYRPEFGIREWEPLERLVYGTDAAPDGRRIAYEFLIEGREGGSSVIRCVTSGFLPGDDWEDEFEAMTTGGALFFRTLVEYVTHFAGRAAVPVTAFGPPVGDWDTAWATLGAALGLSARPMTGDRVRLEPDGREPVEGVVYAVNDQSVGIRVPDAMIRFIRGFHGPMVAAHHVFTPGVDAAAEEKAWSSWLARVFD from the coding sequence GTGGGGCACGAATTCGAGCTGACCGACGCCGCCGAGGTCGACGCGACGCCGGAACAGCTGTGGGAGGCCATCGCGACCGGCCCGGGCATCGACTCGTGGTTCATGGGCCGCAACGAGGTCGAGGGCGGCACGGGCGGCGTGATCCGCGGCACTTTCGGCGGTTACCGGCCGGAATTCGGGATCCGCGAGTGGGAGCCGCTCGAGCGGCTGGTCTACGGCACCGACGCCGCGCCGGACGGCCGTCGCATCGCCTACGAGTTCCTCATCGAGGGCCGCGAAGGCGGCAGTTCGGTGATCCGGTGCGTCACGAGCGGCTTCCTGCCCGGCGACGACTGGGAGGACGAGTTCGAGGCGATGACCACGGGGGGCGCGCTGTTCTTCCGCACGCTGGTCGAATACGTCACGCACTTCGCCGGCCGCGCGGCGGTGCCGGTCACCGCGTTCGGCCCGCCGGTGGGGGACTGGGACACGGCCTGGGCGACGCTGGGCGCGGCGCTGGGGCTGTCCGCGCGGCCCATGACCGGCGACCGGGTGCGGCTGGAGCCGGACGGCCGGGAGCCGGTCGAGGGTGTCGTCTACGCGGTGAACGACCAGTCCGTCGGCATCCGCGTGCCCGACGCCATGATCCGGTTCATCCGGGGCTTCCACGGCCCGATGGTCGCGGCCCACCACGTCTTCACACCCGGCGTGGACGCCGCAGCCGAAGAAAAGGCCTGGAGCAGCTGGCTGGCTCGCGTGTTCGATTGA
- a CDS encoding DUF2975 domain-containing protein, giving the protein MPRLLVAALHAVVACAFLAGLYAQVVVIPTAAADQVELFPPLAPHRVPLVTAAILFVACGQAALLGLGLLLRRASRGTVFQPSALTGANVVVGATAAATVVTAGVFAYVTLADIPSPTDGMDVIGLWLGTAAAVAVGAAAVLLLFAGRHLLVKAIGLRTELDGVV; this is encoded by the coding sequence ATGCCTCGTCTACTCGTCGCCGCCTTGCACGCCGTCGTCGCCTGCGCGTTCCTTGCGGGCCTGTACGCCCAGGTCGTGGTGATCCCCACGGCCGCGGCGGACCAGGTCGAGCTGTTCCCGCCGCTCGCGCCGCACCGGGTGCCACTGGTGACGGCCGCGATCCTGTTCGTGGCCTGCGGCCAGGCCGCGCTGCTCGGCCTCGGCCTGCTGCTGCGCCGGGCGAGCCGCGGCACGGTCTTCCAGCCGTCGGCCCTCACCGGGGCGAACGTCGTGGTCGGCGCGACCGCGGCCGCGACGGTGGTCACCGCCGGCGTCTTCGCCTACGTGACCCTCGCCGACATCCCGTCGCCCACGGACGGAATGGACGTCATCGGCCTCTGGCTCGGCACGGCCGCCGCGGTGGCGGTGGGGGCGGCGGCGGTGCTGCTCCTCTTCGCCGGCCGGCACCTGCTGGTCAAGGCGATCGGCCTGCGCACGGAACTGGACGGTGTGGTCTGA
- a CDS encoding DUF5703 family protein, which yields MTTVSEAVVEGDWEYRRLHLPPGVSRRAAAIQLSIHAEFAGWELRNVRLYADGTRRVWLRRKKTAESLPGGLPT from the coding sequence ATGACGACGGTCAGCGAGGCGGTGGTCGAAGGGGATTGGGAGTACCGCCGTCTGCACCTTCCCCCGGGCGTGTCCCGGCGTGCGGCGGCGATCCAGCTCTCCATCCACGCGGAGTTCGCGGGCTGGGAACTGCGGAACGTCCGGCTCTACGCCGACGGCACCCGCAGGGTCTGGCTGCGCCGCAAGAAGACGGCGGAATCCCTGCCCGGCGGCCTGCCCACCTGA
- a CDS encoding YncE family protein yields the protein MRRLTAASRIAIPLAGVLVLSGCSSAKSDSDDLQIVANPVAATAAVSPAVTVKPAGQVLPGAAVSAVAVSGSTLVVALAQQPSLQLYDLNALASPPVNMALYGTASRLTVAPGRVEIAEPAQGVVQQLSLPDRKLSETKTGGQPTSSIAYGADRLVSMGAAKDIQVLPASGPARTIGGQLYSADDVLAAGDGVVVLDRLRTAVFSVDVAGGKINEGLRAGDGAANAVADSYGRILVTDARAGALIAFSASPLIMRQRYPVPGGAYGIAYDAKRSLAWVTLTERNEVVGFDVRGGEPVEKFRFPTIRQPDSVGVDDQSGRVIIGSAAGEGTQVIQP from the coding sequence GTGCGTCGGCTCACCGCCGCGTCGCGGATCGCGATCCCGCTCGCCGGTGTCCTGGTGCTCTCGGGCTGCTCCTCGGCCAAGTCGGACAGCGACGACCTGCAGATCGTCGCGAACCCGGTGGCGGCCACCGCCGCCGTCTCCCCCGCAGTCACCGTGAAGCCCGCCGGCCAGGTCCTGCCGGGCGCGGCCGTCTCGGCCGTGGCCGTCTCGGGGTCGACGCTCGTCGTGGCTCTCGCTCAGCAGCCGTCTTTGCAGCTTTACGACCTGAACGCGCTCGCGTCCCCGCCGGTGAATATGGCGTTATACGGCACAGCTTCGCGGTTGACCGTGGCGCCGGGGCGGGTGGAGATCGCGGAGCCGGCTCAGGGTGTGGTGCAGCAGCTGTCCTTGCCGGACCGGAAGCTCTCGGAGACGAAGACGGGCGGGCAGCCGACGTCGAGCATCGCCTACGGCGCCGACCGGCTGGTCTCGATGGGGGCGGCGAAGGACATCCAGGTGCTGCCGGCGAGCGGTCCGGCGCGGACGATCGGCGGGCAGCTCTACAGCGCCGACGACGTCCTGGCCGCCGGGGACGGCGTCGTGGTGCTGGACCGGCTTCGCACGGCGGTGTTCTCCGTGGACGTCGCCGGCGGGAAGATCAACGAAGGCCTGCGGGCCGGTGACGGCGCCGCGAACGCCGTCGCGGACTCCTACGGCCGGATCCTGGTGACCGACGCACGGGCGGGCGCGCTGATCGCCTTCTCGGCGTCGCCGCTGATCATGCGGCAGCGCTACCCGGTGCCGGGTGGCGCGTACGGGATCGCCTACGACGCGAAGCGGAGCCTGGCCTGGGTGACGCTGACGGAACGCAACGAAGTGGTCGGGTTCGACGTCCGCGGCGGCGAACCAGTCGAGAAGTTCCGGTTCCCCACCATCCGCCAGCCGGACTCGGTGGGGGTCGACGACCAGAGCGGCCGGGTGATCATCGGCTCCGCCGCCGGAGAAGGGACCCAGGTGATCCAGCCATGA
- a CDS encoding aldo/keto reductase — MEKRQLGRSGLRVSRMALGTMTWGGDTDAEEAASQLVAFVDAGGTLVDTADIYGEGEAERVLGSLLGDLVPRDDVVLATKAVARRTDGPFGGGASRGALLSALDGSLKRLGTDHVDLWQLHAWDTTVPVAETLAALEYAVNSGKARYVGVSNYSGWQLATAAAGAAAVAPLVSTQVEYSLLERGVDREVVPAAEHHGIGLLPWAPLGRGVLTGKYRTGTPADSRGASSVFAGYVEHHRTDRAARIVQAVATAADGLGTSPLAVALAWVRDRPGVVAPVVGARDTGQLTGSLTAEAITLPPAIRSALDDVSAIDVGYPERWPR, encoded by the coding sequence GTGGAAAAGCGACAGCTGGGCCGCTCGGGACTGCGCGTCTCGCGGATGGCGCTCGGCACCATGACCTGGGGTGGCGACACCGACGCGGAGGAAGCGGCGAGCCAGCTGGTCGCCTTCGTCGACGCCGGGGGCACCCTGGTGGACACCGCCGACATCTACGGCGAGGGCGAAGCCGAACGGGTGCTCGGCTCACTTCTGGGTGATCTCGTCCCGCGCGACGACGTCGTCCTCGCGACGAAGGCGGTCGCCCGGCGCACCGACGGCCCGTTCGGCGGCGGCGCCTCCCGCGGCGCGCTGCTCTCGGCCCTCGACGGCTCGCTGAAGCGCCTCGGCACCGACCACGTCGACCTCTGGCAGCTGCACGCGTGGGACACCACCGTGCCGGTCGCCGAAACCCTCGCCGCGCTCGAGTACGCCGTCAACAGCGGCAAAGCCCGCTACGTCGGCGTCTCCAACTACTCCGGCTGGCAGCTGGCCACGGCCGCCGCCGGCGCCGCAGCGGTTGCGCCGCTCGTGTCCACCCAGGTCGAGTACTCCCTGCTGGAACGCGGCGTGGACCGCGAGGTCGTGCCCGCCGCCGAGCACCACGGCATCGGGCTGCTCCCCTGGGCGCCGCTCGGGCGCGGCGTGCTGACCGGCAAGTACCGCACCGGCACCCCGGCCGACTCCCGCGGCGCCTCCAGCGTGTTCGCCGGGTACGTCGAGCACCACCGCACCGACCGGGCCGCCCGGATCGTGCAGGCGGTCGCCACCGCCGCCGACGGGCTCGGGACGTCCCCGCTCGCCGTCGCCCTGGCCTGGGTCCGCGACCGGCCCGGCGTGGTCGCCCCGGTCGTCGGCGCCCGCGACACCGGCCAGCTCACGGGCTCGCTGACGGCGGAGGCGATCACCCTCCCGCCCGCCATCCGGTCGGCGCTCGACGACGTCAGCGCGATCGACGTCGGCTACCCGGAACGCTGGCCCCGATGA
- a CDS encoding LLM class F420-dependent oxidoreductase, which translates to MRLGLNLGYWGAGNDPANLALAKQADELGYAVVWAAEAYGSDAVTVLSWIAAQTSRIDVGAAVLQIPARTPAMTAMTAATLDTLSGGRFRLGLGVSGPQVSEGWHGVRFASPLGRTREYAGIVRKALRRERLEYAGEHFTLPLPDGPGKALRLTVRPARRHIPLYLAAIGPKNLALTGELADGWLPVFFSPAHAGEQLAQIRAGADAAGRSMDGFDVVPTVPLVVGDDWRACADAVRGYAALYLGGMGSREKNFYNQLACRMGFAAEAAEVQEKYLARDRAGAMAAVPLEFLDATSLLGPKERIAEKMTQFAEAGVTTLSVSPFSPDPAAALTTAVEALDLAGVA; encoded by the coding sequence GTGCGACTCGGACTGAATCTCGGCTACTGGGGAGCGGGGAACGACCCCGCGAACCTGGCCCTGGCGAAACAAGCGGACGAACTGGGCTACGCCGTCGTGTGGGCGGCGGAGGCCTACGGCTCGGACGCGGTGACGGTGCTCTCGTGGATCGCGGCGCAGACGTCGCGGATCGACGTCGGCGCCGCGGTGCTGCAGATCCCGGCCCGGACCCCGGCGATGACCGCGATGACGGCCGCGACGCTCGACACGCTGTCGGGCGGCCGGTTCCGGCTCGGCCTCGGCGTCTCCGGCCCGCAGGTGTCCGAGGGCTGGCACGGCGTGCGGTTCGCGTCGCCGCTGGGCCGCACCCGCGAGTACGCCGGGATCGTGCGCAAGGCGCTGCGGCGCGAGCGGCTGGAGTACGCGGGGGAGCACTTCACGCTCCCGCTGCCGGACGGCCCCGGCAAGGCGCTGCGGCTGACCGTCCGTCCGGCGCGCAGGCACATCCCGCTGTACCTGGCCGCGATCGGGCCGAAGAACCTGGCGCTGACCGGCGAGCTCGCCGACGGCTGGCTGCCGGTGTTCTTCTCGCCCGCCCACGCGGGTGAGCAGCTCGCGCAGATCCGGGCCGGCGCCGACGCGGCCGGGCGGTCGATGGACGGCTTCGACGTCGTCCCGACCGTGCCCCTGGTCGTCGGCGACGACTGGCGGGCCTGCGCGGACGCCGTCCGCGGGTACGCGGCGCTCTACCTCGGCGGCATGGGCAGCCGGGAGAAGAACTTCTACAACCAGCTGGCTTGCCGGATGGGCTTCGCAGCCGAAGCCGCCGAGGTGCAGGAGAAGTACCTGGCCCGCGACCGGGCGGGGGCGATGGCGGCGGTGCCGCTGGAGTTCCTCGACGCGACGTCGCTGCTGGGACCCAAGGAACGGATCGCGGAGAAGATGACCCAATTCGCCGAAGCCGGCGTGACGACCCTGTCGGTGTCGCCGTTCAGCCCCGACCCGGCAGCCGCGCTGACCACGGCCGTCGAGGCCCTGGACCTGGCGGGGGTGGCCTGA
- a CDS encoding undecaprenyl-diphosphate phosphatase, translated as MGWFESLVLGLVQGLTEFLPISSSAHLRIVAALVGWDDPGAAFTAVTQIGTELAVILYFGKKIGKILQAWFFSLYKPDWRQDPDARLGWLIIVGSLPIVVLGLLLQDAIDSAFRDLRITATVLIVFGLILLVADRIGKQERGLDDLTVPHGLGFGFAQALALIPGVSRSGGTTSAGLLMGYTRAEAAEYSFLLALPAVFGSGVYKLKDIGSGGVPAQWGPTILATLVAFGVGYAVIAWLMAYIKKRSFVPFVIYRLVLGVLLFVLIFTGALDPNAGPVGG; from the coding sequence GTGGGATGGTTCGAGTCGCTTGTCCTGGGCCTGGTCCAGGGGCTGACGGAGTTCCTGCCGATCTCCTCGAGCGCGCACCTGCGGATCGTCGCGGCGCTCGTGGGCTGGGACGACCCGGGCGCGGCGTTCACCGCCGTCACCCAGATCGGCACCGAGCTCGCGGTGATCCTCTACTTCGGCAAGAAGATCGGGAAGATCCTGCAGGCCTGGTTCTTCTCGCTGTACAAACCGGACTGGCGGCAGGACCCGGACGCCCGGCTGGGCTGGCTGATCATCGTCGGCTCGCTGCCGATCGTCGTGCTCGGCCTGCTGCTGCAGGACGCCATCGACAGCGCGTTCCGCGACCTGCGGATCACCGCGACCGTGCTGATCGTGTTCGGCCTGATCCTGCTGGTCGCCGACCGGATCGGGAAGCAGGAGCGCGGCCTGGACGACCTGACCGTGCCGCACGGCCTCGGCTTCGGCTTCGCCCAGGCGCTGGCGCTGATCCCCGGCGTGTCCCGTTCGGGTGGCACGACCAGCGCGGGCCTGCTGATGGGCTACACCCGCGCCGAGGCGGCGGAGTACTCGTTCCTGCTGGCGCTGCCCGCGGTGTTCGGCTCGGGGGTGTACAAGCTCAAGGACATCGGCTCGGGCGGCGTGCCGGCCCAGTGGGGCCCGACGATCCTGGCCACCCTGGTCGCCTTCGGCGTGGGGTACGCGGTGATCGCCTGGCTGATGGCCTACATCAAGAAGCGCAGCTTCGTGCCGTTCGTGATCTACCGCCTAGTCCTGGGCGTGCTGCTGTTCGTGCTCATCTTCACCGGCGCCCTCGACCCGAACGCGGGCCCGGTCGGCGGCTGA
- a CDS encoding histidine phosphatase family protein — protein MSTVILVRHGKSTANGSGILAGRSPKVNLDDTGRAQAEKLVERLDGVPLAGVVVSPMLRCKQTVAPLLAARGIGKTVEAGLSEVDYGDWTGKELKHLAKEPLWRVVQAHASAAVFPGGEGLAQMQARSVAAVRAHDRRIAAEHGDHAVWLLCSHGDVIKSIIADALGQHLDAFQRIVVDPSSISVVRYTETRPFVLRVNDHSNDLGGIVPPEPKPAKRGKKAAKDAASSDAVVGGTTGR, from the coding sequence GTGAGTACGGTCATTCTGGTCAGGCACGGCAAGTCGACGGCCAACGGATCCGGCATCCTGGCCGGCCGGTCCCCGAAGGTGAATCTCGACGACACGGGCCGGGCCCAGGCGGAGAAGCTCGTCGAACGCCTCGACGGCGTCCCCCTGGCCGGCGTGGTCGTCTCGCCGATGCTGCGGTGCAAGCAGACCGTCGCGCCGCTGCTGGCGGCGCGGGGGATCGGGAAGACCGTCGAGGCCGGACTGTCCGAAGTGGACTACGGCGACTGGACCGGCAAGGAGCTCAAGCACCTGGCCAAGGAACCGCTCTGGCGCGTCGTGCAGGCGCACGCGTCCGCCGCGGTGTTCCCGGGCGGGGAGGGGCTCGCGCAGATGCAGGCCCGCTCGGTCGCCGCCGTCCGCGCGCACGACCGGCGGATCGCCGCCGAGCACGGCGACCACGCCGTCTGGCTGCTGTGCAGCCACGGCGACGTGATCAAGTCGATCATCGCCGACGCCCTCGGCCAGCACCTCGACGCCTTCCAGCGGATCGTCGTCGACCCCTCGTCGATCTCCGTCGTGCGGTACACCGAGACCCGGCCGTTCGTCCTGCGGGTCAACGACCACAGCAACGACCTCGGCGGCATCGTGCCGCCGGAGCCGAAGCCCGCGAAACGGGGCAAAAAGGCCGCGAAGGACGCCGCGAGCAGCGACGCGGTGGTCGGCGGTACCACCGGCAGGTGA